One region of Streptomyces sp. NBC_00271 genomic DNA includes:
- a CDS encoding bifunctional DNA primase/polymerase codes for MQADLRFSGSDSRQPAPESSVAASQATASWCARRGWPVHPLAAGRKTPAANCTQCRTTPHPPAECPCLPAGRWCHGFHAATLDQRHITQWWGAHPEFGVGIACGPAGLVVIDIDAHPTQPPTRDRILPGIPIGDDIDLTGLANGFHTLAVLAALRGQRSPAEDDTTLRVRTPSGGLHVWYRAADNRRWRCSAGSSQGTALAWQVDVRAHGGYIIAPGTTTRDGTYVPVDSVREPAALPAWLAQELERTGHQPAPSIPAPRPVPPRAQQAVLAAGGGRDRIQRMLASVLAPIEACGHVTEGAGFSDTLNRAAYTLGGLVAAGRLTEEEAELALTQAAAAARPGQERRAAQIIRSGMTAGRQHPLYMGRGPR; via the coding sequence ATGCAGGCTGACCTGCGCTTTTCTGGCAGCGACTCACGGCAGCCCGCCCCCGAGTCTTCAGTCGCTGCCTCTCAGGCCACCGCCAGCTGGTGCGCGCGACGCGGCTGGCCCGTGCACCCCCTGGCCGCCGGGCGCAAGACCCCGGCCGCCAACTGCACCCAGTGCCGCACGACTCCGCACCCGCCCGCCGAGTGCCCGTGCCTGCCCGCAGGCCGCTGGTGCCACGGGTTCCACGCCGCCACCCTCGACCAGCGCCATATCACCCAGTGGTGGGGCGCCCACCCGGAGTTCGGCGTCGGCATCGCCTGCGGACCGGCCGGCCTGGTCGTCATCGACATCGACGCCCACCCCACCCAGCCGCCCACCCGGGACCGGATCCTGCCCGGTATCCCAATCGGCGACGACATCGATCTCACCGGCCTGGCCAACGGCTTCCACACCCTCGCCGTCCTGGCCGCTCTGCGCGGCCAGCGCAGCCCCGCGGAAGACGACACCACGCTGCGCGTCCGTACCCCCTCAGGCGGCCTGCACGTCTGGTACCGGGCAGCGGACAACCGGCGCTGGCGCTGCTCCGCAGGCTCCAGCCAGGGCACCGCACTGGCCTGGCAGGTCGACGTCCGCGCGCACGGCGGCTACATCATCGCTCCCGGCACCACCACCCGTGACGGCACCTACGTCCCGGTCGACAGCGTCCGCGAGCCGGCCGCCCTGCCCGCCTGGCTTGCCCAGGAACTCGAGCGCACTGGTCACCAGCCTGCCCCGAGCATCCCCGCCCCCCGGCCGGTCCCGCCCCGAGCCCAGCAGGCTGTGCTCGCCGCGGGCGGCGGCCGCGACCGCATCCAGCGCATGCTTGCCTCCGTCCTCGCCCCCATCGAGGCCTGCGGCCACGTCACCGAAGGCGCAGGGTTCTCCGACACCCTCAACCGTGCCGCCTACACTCTCGGCGGCCTCGTCGCCGCAGGCCGCCTTACCGAGGAAGAAGCCGAGCTCGCCCTCACCCAGGCCGCGGCCGCCGCCCGCCCGGGCCAGGAGCGCCGCGCCGCCCAGATCATCCGCAGCGGCATGACCGCAGGCCGCCAACACCCC
- a CDS encoding IS110 family transposase yields the protein MALINSGAQLLGKLRISDDAAGFQDLLHLLAEHGDSPDDPIPVAIETSRGLLVACLRASGRRVYAINPMAVARYRDRHAVSRKKSDRQDAVVLANILRTDASLHRPLPHDSDLVKAIAVLARAQQDAVWDRTRAHNRLRSHLREYYPAILEAFAAKRERLLSREARTILVIAPTPAEATRLTRHRLRTAVIRAGRQRRIEAETDRLLEVFRRTWLRQPALVEQAMGRQTLALLAQLDAACQACDDLASDTEKLFLQHPDAEIITSFPGLAVLTGARILAEIGDDRSRFVQAGHLKAYAGSAPVTRESGKSRRVVHRRIKNSRLAATGRHWAFAALTASPGAHAHYNRRRDTGDRYHAALRNLFNRMLGQLHHCLTNHQKFDEAIAFSPSVPLAAAA from the coding sequence ATCGCGCTGATCAACTCCGGCGCCCAACTGCTCGGCAAACTCAGAATCAGCGATGACGCGGCGGGCTTCCAGGACCTGTTGCACCTGCTCGCCGAGCACGGTGACAGCCCGGACGATCCCATCCCGGTCGCCATCGAGACCTCCCGGGGCCTCCTGGTTGCCTGCTTGCGGGCTTCTGGACGCCGGGTCTATGCGATCAATCCGATGGCCGTCGCCCGCTATCGTGACCGGCACGCCGTTTCCCGGAAGAAGTCCGACCGCCAGGACGCCGTCGTCCTGGCGAACATCCTCCGCACCGATGCCTCGCTGCACCGCCCGCTGCCGCATGACTCCGACCTGGTGAAAGCGATAGCCGTCCTCGCCAGGGCCCAGCAGGACGCAGTCTGGGACCGCACCCGCGCCCACAACCGGCTGCGATCACACCTGCGCGAGTACTACCCCGCGATCCTTGAGGCGTTCGCAGCAAAGCGTGAGCGGCTGCTGTCCCGGGAGGCCCGCACGATCCTGGTGATCGCGCCCACTCCGGCCGAGGCCACCCGGCTGACCCGCCACCGGCTGCGGACCGCGGTCATCAGAGCCGGACGCCAACGCCGCATCGAAGCTGAGACCGACCGATTGCTTGAGGTGTTCCGCCGGACCTGGCTCCGCCAGCCCGCCCTGGTCGAGCAGGCGATGGGACGGCAGACACTCGCCCTCCTTGCTCAGCTCGACGCGGCCTGCCAGGCATGCGATGACCTCGCATCCGACACCGAAAAGCTGTTCCTGCAACATCCCGACGCGGAGATCATCACAAGTTTCCCCGGCCTGGCCGTGCTCACCGGCGCGCGGATACTCGCCGAGATTGGCGACGACCGCAGCCGGTTTGTCCAGGCCGGCCATCTGAAGGCTTATGCCGGAAGCGCACCGGTGACCCGCGAGTCCGGCAAGAGCCGCCGTGTCGTCCACCGTCGGATCAAGAACAGCCGGCTGGCCGCGACCGGTCGGCACTGGGCGTTCGCCGCGCTGACCGCCTCACCTGGCGCCCATGCCCACTACAACCGCCGACGGGACACCGGCGACCGCTACCACGCGGCCCTCCGCAATCTGTTCAACCGCATGCTCGGCCAACTCCACCACTGCCTGACCAACCACCAGAAGTTCGACGAAGCCATCGCCTTCAGCCCATCAGTTCCGCTCGCGGCAGCCGCTTGA
- a CDS encoding group II intron maturase-specific domain-containing protein yields MLANLFLHYAFDAWMAREFPTIRFERYVDDAVVHCASERQARMLARAIGDRLEEVGLRLHPAKTRIVYCRDGRRRGSYEHTSFTFLGFTFRARKARDRHGVNFTSFLPAISQDALKRISGEVRRWRIHLRTGHTFAELAQKINPIVRGWMQYYGAFYRSALDSLLKRINAYLVRWIRKKYKRLHGFKKAKAAWERATRRYPRMFAHWPWIRAAW; encoded by the coding sequence GTGCTGGCGAATCTGTTTCTCCACTACGCGTTCGACGCCTGGATGGCCCGGGAGTTCCCGACCATCCGGTTCGAAAGGTACGTGGACGACGCGGTCGTGCACTGCGCCAGTGAGCGGCAAGCCCGCATGCTGGCCAGGGCGATCGGAGACAGGTTGGAAGAGGTCGGGCTGCGACTGCACCCGGCCAAAACCCGGATTGTCTACTGCCGGGACGGAAGACGCCGAGGCTCATACGAGCACACGTCGTTCACCTTCCTGGGGTTCACGTTCCGCGCCCGCAAGGCCCGCGACAGGCATGGGGTGAACTTCACCTCGTTCCTGCCGGCGATCAGCCAGGATGCCCTGAAAAGGATCAGCGGGGAGGTCCGCCGCTGGCGGATTCACCTGCGCACCGGTCACACCTTCGCCGAACTCGCACAGAAGATCAATCCGATTGTGCGTGGCTGGATGCAGTACTACGGAGCGTTCTATCGCTCCGCGCTGGATTCCCTCCTCAAGCGCATCAATGCCTACCTGGTGCGCTGGATCCGCAAGAAATACAAGCGGCTACACGGGTTCAAGAAGGCCAAGGCGGCCTGGGAACGCGCCACACGGCGCTATCCCCGTATGTTCGCCCACTGGCCATGGATCCGTGCGGCCTGGTGA
- a CDS encoding recombinase family protein, which translates to MTSAAIYARVSSARQKKDQTIGSQTAALRAHAAASHLELPEEWVFEDEGHSGATLVRPALERLRDLVAQVGVDVVLCYAPDRLARKFAYQALLIEEFARAGTRVEFVRGPRGDTPEDQLMVQFQGMFAEYEKAQLMERYRRGKTYRARSGSVNVLGGAPFGYRYLRKTPECGATYEIVESEAALVVELFRRYTDDGASIADLTRWLTSSNTPTRTGKTRWDRSVVWGMLRNPAYAGQAAFGKTRILHESPGLNRRARLEGRSTPRAVKAADRPHEEWITIPVPALITPATFERAAQRLADNKRFASRNSKVPSLLQGLSACVSCGYGYYRTSTTTTSGKKIYYYRCLGSDDYRYEGGRVCTNKPVRADYLDTVVWDHIIGMIADPHLIRNEIDKRLERARTSDPATRQRGRLELALSKATTSITRMIEAFQEQLVTLDELRSRMPDLRARESNLRSQLAALDASIADRDAYLKLADDLEGFLAQLRDNAESAEVPERQRVLRLLVKDVLIGPEKITIRHRIPVREHAANDSQHQDQDATEGDSRPSYPLRWGRDR; encoded by the coding sequence ATGACCAGCGCGGCGATCTACGCCCGGGTGTCGTCCGCCCGGCAGAAGAAGGACCAGACGATCGGCTCGCAGACCGCGGCCCTGCGGGCACACGCCGCCGCCTCGCATCTTGAGCTGCCCGAGGAGTGGGTGTTCGAGGACGAGGGCCACTCCGGGGCGACCCTGGTGCGGCCCGCGCTGGAGCGGCTGCGGGACCTTGTCGCCCAGGTCGGCGTGGACGTGGTCCTGTGTTACGCACCCGACCGCCTGGCCCGCAAGTTCGCCTACCAGGCCCTGCTGATCGAGGAGTTCGCCCGGGCGGGCACCCGGGTGGAGTTCGTACGGGGCCCGCGCGGCGACACTCCCGAGGACCAGCTGATGGTCCAGTTCCAGGGCATGTTCGCCGAATACGAGAAAGCCCAGCTGATGGAGCGCTACCGGCGCGGGAAGACCTACCGGGCCCGCTCCGGATCGGTCAACGTGCTGGGCGGCGCCCCGTTCGGCTACCGCTACCTGCGCAAAACCCCCGAATGCGGGGCCACTTACGAGATCGTCGAGTCCGAGGCGGCGCTGGTGGTGGAGCTGTTCCGCCGCTACACCGACGACGGAGCCTCCATCGCGGACCTGACCCGCTGGCTCACCAGCAGCAACACCCCCACCCGCACCGGGAAGACCCGCTGGGACCGCAGCGTGGTCTGGGGCATGCTCCGCAACCCCGCCTACGCAGGCCAGGCGGCCTTCGGCAAGACCCGGATCCTCCACGAGTCTCCGGGTCTCAACCGCAGGGCCCGCCTGGAGGGCCGCAGCACCCCACGCGCCGTCAAGGCCGCCGACCGGCCCCACGAGGAGTGGATCACCATCCCCGTTCCCGCACTCATCACCCCGGCGACCTTCGAACGCGCCGCCCAGCGGCTCGCCGACAACAAACGCTTCGCCTCCCGCAACAGCAAGGTCCCCTCCCTCCTTCAGGGCCTGTCGGCCTGCGTGAGCTGCGGATACGGCTACTACCGCACCTCGACCACCACCACCTCAGGCAAGAAGATCTACTACTACCGGTGCCTGGGCTCCGACGACTACCGCTACGAGGGAGGCCGGGTCTGCACCAACAAGCCCGTCCGCGCCGACTACCTCGACACCGTCGTCTGGGACCACATCATCGGCATGATCGCCGACCCGCACCTGATCCGGAACGAGATCGACAAGCGGCTCGAACGCGCCCGCACGTCCGACCCCGCCACACGGCAGCGCGGCCGGCTCGAACTGGCCCTGTCCAAGGCCACCACCTCGATCACCCGCATGATCGAAGCGTTCCAGGAACAGCTCGTCACCCTCGACGAACTCCGCTCCCGCATGCCCGATCTACGCGCCCGCGAGAGCAACCTCCGCAGCCAGCTCGCCGCTCTGGACGCATCGATCGCCGACCGCGACGCCTACCTCAAGCTCGCCGACGACCTCGAAGGATTCCTCGCCCAGCTCCGCGACAACGCCGAAAGCGCCGAGGTCCCCGAGCGCCAGCGCGTCCTGCGACTCCTCGTCAAAGACGTGCTCATCGGCCCCGAGAAGATCACCATCCGGCACCGCATCCCCGTCCGCGAACACGCCGCCAACGATAGCCAGCACCAAGATCAAGACGCTACGGAGGGTGACTCACGCCCGAGTTACCCATTGCGTTGGGGGCGTGACCGCTGA
- a CDS encoding ISL3 family transposase gives MSVEGGVLRIVARTPESVPASCPDCGTPSVRRHSGYQRRLADGAIGGRQVSIALSVRRLFCDAPECDRVTFAEQIEWLTMRYGRRTPQLGNLLSAISVALAGRAGERLAARLPMTVSRTTLLGLAMALPDPPAGTPRVLGVDEFATRKGHNYGTVLVDCETHAPIDLLPDREAATFAAWLTEHPGVEIICRDRGGAFADGARSGAPDAVQVADLWHLWHNLAEAVKVLVSKHSSCLREPAPSLEAPPEVLHPPDSHAGRLAERARRHHTAVHDLLGQGLTVRAVARRLELSRNTVRRYARAVTWEELATGRWQNLPSTLDPYKPYLHQRWHEGHTNGAQLHAELQERGFTGSYSVVRDYLRRFRRTPADRPPPARPPGVRKVTGWITRNPDRMNDDDQQKLKDILARCPELEAATGHVRSFAAMMAIRSATRLPEWIATARANADHGLRGFADGLLADLDAVVLGLSTEGSSGCVEGRVTDIKLLKRQMAGRAGLPLLRKRVLLVAADRQQHRVTNQTTH, from the coding sequence ATGAGCGTCGAGGGTGGGGTGTTACGCATTGTAGCGAGAACCCCGGAGTCGGTTCCAGCGTCGTGCCCGGACTGCGGGACACCGTCGGTACGGCGGCACAGCGGATACCAGCGCCGGCTCGCAGATGGTGCGATCGGCGGCCGGCAGGTGTCCATCGCGCTGTCCGTCCGCCGTCTGTTCTGCGATGCGCCGGAGTGCGACCGGGTGACCTTCGCCGAGCAGATCGAGTGGCTGACGATGCGCTACGGGCGCCGAACCCCGCAGCTCGGGAACCTGTTGAGTGCGATCTCGGTGGCTCTGGCCGGTCGGGCCGGCGAGCGACTGGCGGCCCGGCTGCCGATGACGGTCAGCCGGACCACGCTGCTGGGACTGGCCATGGCCCTGCCTGATCCGCCCGCCGGGACGCCGCGGGTACTGGGGGTCGACGAGTTCGCCACCCGCAAGGGACACAACTACGGGACTGTGCTGGTCGATTGCGAGACACACGCCCCGATCGACCTTCTCCCGGACCGAGAGGCGGCCACCTTCGCCGCCTGGCTCACCGAGCACCCCGGAGTGGAGATCATCTGTCGCGACCGGGGTGGCGCCTTCGCCGACGGCGCCCGCTCGGGAGCCCCCGACGCCGTGCAGGTCGCAGATCTGTGGCATCTCTGGCACAACCTCGCCGAGGCCGTGAAGGTGCTGGTCAGCAAGCACAGTTCGTGCCTTCGCGAACCGGCCCCCTCCCTGGAGGCACCCCCTGAAGTCCTGCACCCGCCGGACTCCCACGCAGGCCGACTGGCTGAGCGGGCCCGGCGGCACCACACCGCCGTGCACGATCTCCTCGGCCAGGGCCTCACCGTCCGGGCCGTCGCCCGTCGCCTGGAACTGTCCCGGAACACCGTCCGGCGCTATGCCCGCGCCGTCACCTGGGAGGAACTGGCCACCGGCCGCTGGCAGAACCTCCCCAGCACCCTGGACCCATACAAGCCCTATCTGCACCAGCGGTGGCACGAGGGCCACACCAACGGCGCCCAGCTCCACGCCGAACTCCAGGAGCGCGGTTTCACCGGCTCCTACTCCGTCGTCCGCGACTACCTCCGGCGCTTCCGCCGCACGCCAGCTGACCGCCCACCCCCGGCTCGGCCGCCCGGAGTCCGCAAGGTGACCGGCTGGATCACCCGCAACCCCGACCGCATGAACGACGACGACCAGCAGAAACTCAAGGACATCCTGGCCCGCTGCCCCGAACTCGAAGCGGCCACCGGGCACGTCCGGTCCTTCGCCGCGATGATGGCCATCCGCAGCGCGACCCGACTGCCCGAGTGGATCGCCACCGCCCGCGCGAACGCAGACCACGGCCTGCGCGGCTTCGCCGACGGCCTGCTCGCCGACCTCGACGCCGTCGTCCTCGGCCTGAGCACGGAAGGGAGCTCGGGCTGCGTCGAGGGCAGAGTCACGGACATCAAGCTGCTCAAGCGGCAGATGGCAGGCCGAGCCGGACTTCCCCTGCTCCGCAAGCGCGTCCTACTCGTCGCCGCCGACCGCCAACAACACAGAGTCACGAACCAGACGACTCACTGA
- a CDS encoding SpoIIE family protein phosphatase: MTHVRSLSWPNGGESIAGSATPALPSHARRTGESGAKDPGAEESSNSPFQPSAGPVQAGFFCWDVATGEINCDPLTFSLHGLPEDGPPHLDSFLSRIPESDLPEFVVALQSMLESGGDYQIAYRVAAGEGVWRSLEARGRVLADSAGVPTTMVGVVMDTTAARERQEAERRGFYEGATRNRRMQQLTAALAAAVTVKDIVAATQAGLQDFGADGFAVVASLPGGLSAVASCGYYDEELAAVCDVRPGVRSLLQDALARQAPVFVASVTELAAAYPQLAQAAESSRRRAWAAIPMADSRGPTGVCLMGFASLQEFGPEERALLVAVAGLLAQSLERARMYEAQQALATELQRGMLPPGPLSAPGLTIAARYKAATSGMWIGGDWYDAICLPDGAVALVIGDVQGHSVPAASLMGKLRTAVRAYACEGHGPAAVLTRTNRLLVEFDTDPDRAMFATCCYLVIDPAEGTVEACTAGHPAPALVAPGEPPRLLDITSGLPLGVDPQARYATELTHIRPGSVLAVTTDGLLEAAEGDIDAGIEALLAGLERATTADLEVLADELLAGVRRTPRHSDDIALLLARLNAPAAH; this comes from the coding sequence GTGACACATGTCCGATCCCTGTCCTGGCCGAACGGCGGCGAGAGCATCGCAGGGAGCGCCACTCCCGCGCTGCCCTCCCACGCCCGGCGGACGGGCGAGTCGGGCGCCAAGGATCCGGGTGCGGAGGAGTCGTCCAACTCTCCGTTCCAGCCGAGCGCCGGCCCCGTGCAGGCGGGGTTCTTCTGCTGGGACGTCGCTACGGGAGAGATCAACTGTGATCCTCTTACCTTCTCCCTCCACGGCCTGCCCGAGGACGGCCCGCCTCATCTCGACAGCTTCCTGTCGAGGATCCCGGAGTCTGATCTGCCCGAGTTTGTCGTCGCACTGCAGTCGATGCTGGAGTCCGGTGGCGACTACCAGATCGCCTACCGGGTCGCGGCGGGTGAAGGCGTCTGGCGTTCGCTGGAGGCTCGCGGGCGGGTGCTGGCCGACTCGGCCGGAGTGCCGACGACAATGGTCGGGGTGGTGATGGACACCACGGCCGCGCGTGAGCGTCAGGAAGCTGAGAGGCGAGGCTTCTACGAAGGGGCGACCCGCAATCGCCGGATGCAACAGCTCACCGCCGCGCTGGCGGCGGCCGTGACGGTCAAGGACATCGTGGCCGCCACGCAGGCAGGACTGCAGGACTTCGGCGCGGATGGGTTTGCCGTGGTGGCGTCCTTGCCCGGTGGGCTGTCCGCCGTGGCCTCCTGCGGCTATTACGACGAGGAGCTGGCCGCCGTCTGCGATGTGCGTCCCGGCGTGCGCTCCCTGCTGCAGGATGCCCTGGCACGCCAGGCTCCGGTGTTCGTCGCCTCCGTCACTGAACTGGCCGCCGCCTACCCGCAGCTGGCACAGGCGGCCGAAAGTTCTCGCCGCCGCGCGTGGGCGGCGATTCCCATGGCGGATTCTCGGGGGCCGACCGGGGTCTGCCTAATGGGGTTCGCCTCGCTCCAGGAGTTCGGTCCCGAGGAACGGGCCCTGCTGGTTGCCGTCGCCGGACTCCTCGCCCAGTCCCTGGAGCGGGCGAGGATGTACGAGGCACAGCAAGCTCTGGCCACGGAACTGCAGCGTGGAATGCTGCCTCCCGGCCCGCTGTCGGCGCCCGGTTTGACGATTGCCGCACGCTACAAGGCGGCCACCTCGGGCATGTGGATCGGCGGCGACTGGTACGACGCCATCTGCCTTCCCGACGGCGCGGTTGCACTGGTGATCGGAGATGTCCAGGGCCACAGCGTGCCGGCCGCCTCCCTGATGGGCAAGTTGCGCACGGCTGTGCGCGCCTATGCATGCGAGGGGCATGGTCCGGCTGCCGTGCTGACACGGACCAACCGGCTGCTCGTCGAATTCGACACCGATCCGGACCGGGCCATGTTCGCCACCTGCTGCTATCTGGTGATCGACCCCGCCGAGGGGACGGTCGAAGCCTGCACAGCGGGCCATCCGGCACCTGCCCTGGTCGCTCCAGGTGAGCCACCGCGCCTCCTCGACATCACCAGCGGCCTTCCGCTGGGTGTCGACCCGCAGGCCCGGTACGCGACCGAGCTGACACACATCCGCCCTGGCAGCGTGCTGGCGGTCACGACCGACGGTCTTCTGGAAGCGGCAGAGGGAGACATCGACGCGGGCATCGAAGCACTCCTGGCAGGGCTGGAAAGAGCCACGACGGCCGACCTCGAGGTCCTGGCAGACGAACTCCTCGCCGGGGTACGGCGGACACCGCGCCACAGCGACGACATCGCCCTCCTGCTGGCCCGCCTCAACGCTCCCGCAGCGCACTGA
- a CDS encoding terpene synthase family protein: MQEYSFELPFPSRVSHAMESAAVHHFRWVQEHGLLSQESLPEYRRWNVPEVAARFWPHAGGVDLELGVDLAGWFILFDDQFDGPLGVKPYRVAWIVQELIDVVYARPGAVPAVPNKRLTPAASGLISLWSRQVRGMSAAWQQRSTRNWEDFLNAYTSESTNRRSGIIPDVSTYLSLRHKAGLENVLIDYAERIGHYEVPDALFALPEIQEMHNATVQVVNIVQDVFSVAKEEARGDCHNLVLVLQHHRNYSRGEALAEARSIVRGHTDEFLRLKARLPALFDAAALPPHDRGIAYVFVDDLQAQMKGCHDWCRSSSRYSRVIRARPHEPTYLEEMRLEGGP; the protein is encoded by the coding sequence ATGCAGGAATACTCGTTCGAACTCCCCTTCCCTTCTCGAGTCAGTCATGCCATGGAATCGGCAGCGGTTCACCACTTCCGCTGGGTCCAGGAGCATGGACTGCTGAGCCAGGAGTCCCTCCCCGAGTATCGCCGATGGAACGTGCCGGAGGTAGCCGCCCGCTTCTGGCCACATGCGGGCGGAGTGGACCTGGAGTTGGGGGTCGATTTAGCAGGCTGGTTCATCCTGTTCGATGACCAGTTCGATGGGCCGCTCGGAGTGAAGCCGTACAGAGTCGCATGGATCGTCCAAGAACTCATCGATGTCGTGTACGCGCGTCCCGGCGCGGTACCCGCGGTTCCGAACAAGAGACTCACCCCCGCGGCAAGCGGGCTCATCTCACTCTGGTCACGTCAGGTCCGGGGAATGTCCGCCGCATGGCAGCAGCGGTCGACCCGCAACTGGGAAGACTTTCTCAACGCCTACACCAGCGAGAGCACCAACCGTCGAAGCGGCATCATTCCCGACGTCAGCACATATCTCAGTCTGCGCCACAAGGCAGGACTGGAAAATGTGCTGATCGACTACGCCGAACGCATCGGCCATTACGAAGTGCCTGATGCCCTGTTCGCCCTGCCGGAGATCCAGGAAATGCACAATGCGACGGTCCAGGTCGTCAACATTGTTCAGGACGTGTTCTCGGTTGCCAAGGAGGAAGCCAGAGGAGACTGTCACAACCTGGTTCTCGTACTCCAGCACCACCGGAACTATTCACGTGGGGAGGCCCTCGCGGAGGCCCGGTCGATAGTCCGCGGCCACACCGATGAATTCCTTCGCCTGAAAGCACGGCTCCCGGCACTTTTCGATGCCGCAGCCCTTCCCCCGCACGACCGGGGCATCGCCTATGTCTTCGTCGATGACCTCCAGGCCCAGATGAAGGGCTGTCACGACTGGTGCCGCAGCTCCAGCCGCTACTCCCGGGTGATCCGCGCGCGGCCCCACGAGCCCACCTACCTCGAGGAAATGCGCCTGGAAGGAGGGCCTTGA
- a CDS encoding IS1182 family transposase: MSMRPKGPAKIPVETVRVARAAFPRGSLAIRLRDELGVLFVDEQFMDLFPARGKPAWSPGRLALALVLQFVEGLTDRQAAEAVRARIDFKYALGLRLGDPGFDFTVLTEFRDRLLEADGGRRVLDGILVVARDKGLLKTASRARTDSTHVLAAVRNLSALEMVAETLRAALNTLAREAPDWLREIAEPDWFDHYATRAENFRFPKSEAQRDEVRLRIGRDGTRLLRALWSPTAPDELRALKSVEVLRRVWVQQFHLVEGEVACRSPKNRPPGATRLGSPYDPESRGSIKRDTVWHGYKVHLTETCEADAPNLITNVTTTVSTTQDQVMIRGIHAELAARDCLPAEHWVDAGYPTASQVVAARLDHGVELLGPMVASTDARAGGPFGQDAFTIDWDQQQVTCPNGATSAQWHQRKSQQGLPVIRVRFARVDCQLCPDLRKCVRSPKGEYRDMNLRLRDEHEVVRKVRTEQQTDAWKDRYKIRAGVEGTISQGVGRCGLRRSRYRGLAKTGLQHQLTGAAMNLARIDAHLTHTPRAATRTSHFAALRSADRLIGGAK; this comes from the coding sequence ATGTCGATGCGGCCGAAGGGGCCTGCCAAGATTCCGGTGGAAACAGTGCGGGTGGCACGAGCGGCGTTCCCGCGCGGAAGTCTCGCGATCAGGCTCCGGGACGAGCTGGGGGTGCTGTTCGTCGACGAGCAGTTCATGGATCTGTTTCCGGCTCGGGGGAAGCCTGCCTGGTCACCGGGGCGGCTGGCCCTTGCGCTGGTGTTGCAGTTCGTCGAGGGCCTCACCGACCGCCAGGCCGCGGAGGCGGTTCGGGCCAGGATCGACTTCAAGTACGCCCTCGGCCTTCGGCTTGGCGATCCCGGTTTCGACTTCACGGTGCTGACGGAGTTCCGGGACCGTCTGCTTGAAGCTGACGGCGGGCGTCGGGTGCTGGACGGCATCCTGGTCGTGGCCCGCGACAAGGGGTTGCTCAAGACTGCGAGCCGGGCTCGCACCGACTCCACGCATGTGCTGGCGGCCGTGCGGAATCTGAGCGCCCTGGAGATGGTGGCCGAGACACTGCGCGCGGCGCTGAACACGCTGGCCCGGGAGGCACCGGACTGGCTGAGGGAGATCGCTGAGCCGGACTGGTTCGACCATTACGCCACCCGGGCCGAGAACTTCCGTTTCCCCAAGTCGGAAGCGCAGAGGGACGAGGTCCGGTTACGGATCGGCCGGGACGGAACGAGGCTGCTGAGGGCTCTCTGGTCGCCCACCGCTCCCGATGAACTGCGGGCGCTGAAGAGCGTCGAAGTCCTGCGGCGGGTCTGGGTGCAGCAGTTCCACCTGGTCGAGGGGGAGGTGGCCTGCCGGTCCCCAAAAAACCGGCCCCCGGGTGCGACGCGCCTGGGCAGCCCCTATGATCCCGAGTCGCGCGGCAGTATCAAGCGGGACACCGTCTGGCACGGATACAAGGTCCATCTCACCGAGACCTGCGAGGCAGACGCTCCGAACCTGATCACGAACGTGACAACCACCGTCTCCACCACCCAGGACCAGGTGATGATCCGCGGTATCCACGCCGAACTGGCCGCACGGGACTGCCTGCCCGCCGAGCACTGGGTGGATGCGGGGTATCCCACCGCGTCCCAGGTCGTGGCCGCCCGTCTCGATCACGGGGTCGAGCTGCTGGGACCGATGGTGGCCAGCACCGACGCCCGGGCCGGCGGCCCCTTCGGCCAGGACGCGTTCACAATCGACTGGGACCAGCAACAGGTGACCTGCCCGAATGGTGCCACCAGCGCTCAATGGCACCAGCGAAAGTCGCAGCAGGGCCTGCCGGTGATCCGGGTCCGTTTCGCCCGCGTGGACTGCCAACTCTGCCCCGACCTGCGCAAATGCGTCAGATCCCCGAAGGGCGAATACCGGGATATGAATCTTCGCCTACGGGACGAGCACGAGGTGGTCCGCAAAGTCCGTACAGAGCAGCAGACCGATGCCTGGAAGGACCGCTACAAGATCCGAGCCGGGGTCGAAGGCACCATTTCCCAGGGCGTCGGGCGCTGCGGCCTGCGCAGATCCCGCTATCGCGGGCTCGCGAAGACCGGTCTCCAGCACCAGCTCACCGGTGCCGCGATGAATCTCGCCCGCATCGACGCCCACCTCACCCACACGCCCAGGGCAGCTACCCGAACCAGTCACTTCGCAGCACTTCGCTCCGCCGATCGTTTGATCGGCGGAGCGAAGTAG